One genomic window of Candidatus Hydrogenedentota bacterium includes the following:
- a CDS encoding RNA polymerase sigma factor codes for MRQDVPIDWNSLDDQTLAEALKRGDERALEALVRRHQGRVYAVAYRLTGNREDALDVTQESLLKAYRKIHAWQPTGGFLPWLLRLTANQAIDVVRKRKRRRQERLEEAYLPDSEHAPIEPAGHDTGVAVHAREIDERVRAALTVLSESQRTVFVLRHYEGLQLSDIAAELGCTVGSVKVHLFRALKKLQRELGDLHDVAH; via the coding sequence ATGAGACAGGACGTTCCGATAGACTGGAATTCACTGGACGACCAGACGTTGGCGGAGGCGCTCAAACGCGGCGACGAACGCGCGCTCGAAGCGTTGGTCCGCCGGCATCAGGGCCGGGTCTACGCGGTGGCGTACCGTCTCACCGGCAATCGCGAGGACGCGCTGGATGTCACGCAGGAGTCGTTGCTCAAGGCCTATCGCAAGATACACGCGTGGCAGCCGACGGGCGGCTTTCTCCCGTGGTTGTTGCGGTTGACCGCGAATCAGGCGATTGACGTCGTCCGCAAGCGAAAGCGGCGGCGTCAGGAACGGTTGGAAGAAGCCTATTTGCCGGATTCGGAGCACGCGCCGATCGAACCCGCCGGGCATGATACCGGCGTGGCGGTCCATGCGCGTGAAATTGACGAGCGCGTGCGCGCGGCGCTGACGGTTTTGTCGGAGTCGCAGCGAACGGTGTTTGTGTTGCGGCACTATGAGGGTCTGCAACTTTCGGATATCGCGGCGGAACTGGGATGCACCGTCGGCAGTGTCAAGGTGCATTTGTTCCGGGCGCTGAAGAAACTGCAACGGGAATTGGGCGATTTGCACGATGTGGCGCATTGA
- a CDS encoding zf-HC2 domain-containing protein has translation MLTCWRLRGAMAASVYGEASPDEQRRLDAHLNTCPRCRERWAAFAALAGARPVSPPELDRDLSPAILATIRADRPSRRIPMFGPAWASVAVAAVALAVVAIPYLYLQRGAAVVAIPPTPVAQSPVEKAILQADSLADKRDFASAYRILKQAIEAHPDDPAAAEAQSRGADIAFSELHWYAEAHDDYDRLAKQYPSRFREDPGASARRDLLAEAQTNDFASLYALDAARRHGGEAFARLEQVIGRYPGTFVASLAAHDMARLTLDTSTNADRIQAFMAARDRCTDPAARAQLSMELGHVYLKELKQPAKASEQYREAAAAPNAVLAKLAEECLSRISSGN, from the coding sequence ATGTTGACCTGCTGGCGGTTGCGCGGCGCGATGGCCGCATCGGTGTATGGTGAAGCGTCGCCGGACGAACAACGGCGGCTTGATGCGCATTTGAACACATGCCCGCGCTGCCGAGAGCGATGGGCGGCCTTCGCCGCACTGGCGGGCGCACGACCGGTTTCGCCCCCCGAACTGGATCGGGATCTTTCACCGGCAATCCTTGCGACAATCCGGGCGGATCGCCCATCACGGCGAATCCCGATGTTTGGACCGGCATGGGCCAGTGTCGCGGTGGCGGCCGTTGCCTTGGCCGTGGTGGCGATCCCTTACCTTTACCTCCAGCGCGGAGCCGCCGTGGTGGCCATCCCCCCCACCCCAGTCGCACAGAGTCCCGTCGAAAAGGCCATACTCCAGGCCGATTCATTGGCCGATAAACGCGACTTCGCCTCGGCATACCGCATCCTGAAACAGGCCATCGAGGCGCATCCCGACGATCCGGCCGCCGCCGAGGCCCAATCCCGCGGGGCCGACATCGCGTTTTCCGAGTTGCATTGGTACGCCGAAGCCCACGACGATTACGACCGCTTGGCCAAACAGTATCCGAGTCGGTTCCGAGAGGATCCCGGCGCCAGTGCGCGCCGCGATCTGCTGGCCGAAGCCCAAACCAACGATTTCGCGTCTTTGTACGCGCTCGATGCCGCGCGGCGCCATGGTGGGGAGGCTTTTGCGCGTTTGGAGCAGGTCATCGGCCGATACCCCGGCACCTTTGTTGCCTCCCTCGCCGCACACGACATGGCCCGTCTCACGCTCGACACTTCCACAAACGCCGACCGGATTCAAGCCTTCATGGCGGCGCGCGATCGTTGCACGGATCCTGCCGCGCGCGCGCAATTGAGCATGGAACTGGGCCATGTCTATTTGAAAGAACTCAAACAACCCGCCAAGGCCTCCGAACAGTATCGCGAAGCGGCGGCCGCCCCGAATGCCGTGCTGGCCAAACTCGCCGAGGAATGCCTCTCCCGCATAAGTTCGGGAAACTAA
- a CDS encoding ATPase, T2SS/T4P/T4SS family, whose translation MLARKALEKQFITDGILDDEKLERARAEALRTGTSLLEVVPMLGYATPEAVYRSLANYCKLPFVQPSKMDIPETVIKNVPARFATHYGFVPIQEKNGGYVVAVSDPLNAQLLDDIRLVLKKRIEPVVTTPEEIERATKTLYGLGADTVERILSEQDSVASLLSLDTQQIGSDLGDENIDASIIKFVNEVLMEAIQSAATDIHIEPFEDQLRVRYRIDGILHQVPTPATIRGFQSAIVSRIKIMANMNIAEKRLPQDGKIPVSLGDGQYDLRVSVLPTAYGETVNIRILSRTSMFLTLDQLGFLPDDLRQFNAFLEKPHGIILVTGPTGSGKTTTLYASLSKLNKVDRKVITIEDPIEYQLKGITQMQVQPRIGFDFSMGLRSMLRHDPDIMMVGEIRDFETAEMAIRSSLTGHLVFSTLHTNDAAGAVTRLVDMGVEPFLIASTMIASIAQRLVRCVCTQCAEPYTPDPAALREFGVSPKGIETATFRRGRGCDACRHTGYRGRIAIYEILTFTPTIKEMTYHRSPSTEIKRKGREQGMRTLRESGWQQVCLGRTTLEEVMRVTSDADVLDAIETGDASVQV comes from the coding sequence GTGTTGGCTCGAAAAGCGCTTGAGAAACAATTTATAACCGACGGCATTCTCGACGACGAAAAACTGGAACGTGCCCGGGCGGAAGCCCTGCGGACGGGGACCAGCCTGCTCGAAGTCGTTCCGATGCTGGGATATGCAACGCCGGAAGCCGTGTACCGTTCCTTGGCCAACTACTGCAAACTCCCCTTCGTGCAGCCCTCCAAGATGGACATTCCGGAAACCGTCATCAAGAATGTGCCGGCCCGGTTCGCCACCCATTATGGCTTCGTGCCTATCCAGGAAAAGAACGGCGGGTATGTGGTCGCCGTCTCGGATCCGTTGAATGCACAACTCCTCGACGATATCCGCCTGGTTCTCAAAAAACGAATCGAGCCGGTCGTGACGACGCCGGAAGAAATCGAACGCGCCACTAAAACCTTGTATGGTCTCGGAGCGGACACGGTCGAGCGCATTCTAAGCGAGCAGGACAGCGTCGCGTCGCTGTTGAGCCTGGACACGCAACAGATCGGATCGGATCTGGGTGACGAAAATATTGACGCTTCGATTATCAAATTCGTCAATGAAGTCCTGATGGAGGCTATTCAGTCCGCCGCGACGGATATCCATATCGAACCGTTCGAGGATCAACTCCGCGTGCGTTACCGCATTGACGGCATTCTGCATCAGGTGCCGACGCCGGCCACCATCCGCGGCTTTCAGTCGGCTATCGTCTCGCGGATCAAGATCATGGCGAACATGAATATCGCCGAGAAGCGGCTGCCGCAAGACGGCAAGATCCCCGTTTCGCTGGGGGATGGCCAGTACGATCTGCGCGTAAGCGTGTTGCCGACGGCGTATGGCGAAACGGTCAATATCCGTATTCTAAGCCGGACCTCGATGTTTCTGACGTTGGATCAATTGGGGTTTCTGCCCGACGATTTACGGCAATTCAACGCCTTTCTCGAAAAACCGCACGGGATCATCCTCGTAACGGGCCCGACAGGCAGCGGAAAAACCACGACGCTTTACGCATCCCTAAGCAAATTGAACAAGGTGGACCGGAAGGTCATCACGATCGAAGACCCGATCGAATACCAACTCAAGGGCATTACGCAAATGCAGGTGCAGCCCCGTATCGGCTTCGATTTCTCGATGGGCCTGCGATCCATGCTGCGGCACGACCCGGACATCATGATGGTCGGTGAAATCCGTGACTTCGAGACCGCCGAAATGGCCATTCGATCCAGCCTGACCGGCCATCTTGTGTTCAGCACGCTGCATACCAACGACGCGGCGGGCGCCGTCACGCGGTTGGTGGACATGGGCGTGGAACCGTTTTTGATAGCGAGCACGATGATCGCCTCGATTGCCCAGCGCCTGGTGCGTTGCGTATGCACACAATGCGCGGAACCCTACACACCGGATCCGGCGGCGCTGCGCGAATTCGGCGTGTCCCCCAAGGGAATCGAAACCGCGACATTCCGGCGCGGCCGGGGGTGCGATGCATGCCGCCATACCGGCTACCGGGGTCGAATCGCCATTTATGAAATCCTGACGTTTACTCCCACCATCAAGGAAATGACCTATCACCGTTCGCCTTCCACTGAAATCAAGCGGAAAGGTCGTGAACAGGGCATGCGGACGTTGCGCGAGTCGGGGTGGCAGCAGGTCTGCCTGGGCCGGACGACACTCGAAGAAGTGATGCGTGTCACCTCCGATGCCGATGTACTGGATGCGATCGAGACCGGCGATGCCTCAGTTCAAGTATGA
- a CDS encoding type II secretion system F family protein, giving the protein MPQFKYEVKKSPGSATGGIIEAESQRAAVARLRDMGYFPISIEPYEGEETKDTLKQALARVKLADRNVFFRQLANLSESGMPITRALNTLVEQTENAKLAKIIAEIRDDVQKGASFAEALERHPKIFPAMFCNMIHAGETGGMLEDVLWRIVAFGEQEEELRGKAVSAMIYPAFLLLIGSTAIFILVSFVFPKFVTIFEDFNAALPWPTVVVMSLCDFMGKFWWAVLLGLAGIVAAFVSFVKTETGRMQFDTFLLRMPVVSGVIQRYEMAKFARVLGTLLDNGVPVLTAIKITVDTLTNAAIAREVDAVHARVLEGDSISDSLRHTKHFPPMVVNMFAIGEESGRLGAVAKRIADAYDNEVDRAVKAMAALFEPILIVVMGIVIGFLVIAMLLPMLTLSSHVG; this is encoded by the coding sequence ATGCCTCAGTTCAAGTATGAAGTAAAGAAAAGCCCCGGATCCGCCACCGGGGGCATCATCGAAGCGGAAAGCCAGCGCGCCGCGGTGGCCCGGCTGCGCGACATGGGGTATTTTCCCATTTCGATCGAACCCTATGAGGGCGAGGAAACCAAGGACACGCTCAAACAAGCCTTGGCGCGCGTGAAACTGGCCGATCGGAATGTGTTTTTTCGCCAACTCGCCAATCTCTCCGAATCCGGCATGCCGATTACCCGCGCGCTGAACACCCTCGTTGAACAGACGGAAAACGCGAAACTCGCCAAGATCATCGCCGAAATCCGCGACGACGTTCAGAAGGGCGCCTCGTTCGCCGAGGCGCTCGAACGGCATCCGAAGATCTTTCCCGCCATGTTCTGCAACATGATCCATGCGGGCGAAACGGGCGGCATGCTCGAAGACGTGCTGTGGCGCATCGTAGCCTTCGGGGAACAAGAGGAGGAACTACGGGGCAAGGCCGTTTCGGCGATGATTTACCCGGCGTTTCTGCTGCTGATCGGCAGCACGGCCATTTTCATTCTCGTATCTTTTGTGTTTCCGAAGTTCGTAACGATTTTCGAGGATTTCAATGCCGCCCTGCCGTGGCCGACGGTTGTGGTGATGAGCCTCTGCGATTTCATGGGCAAGTTCTGGTGGGCGGTGTTGCTGGGACTCGCCGGAATAGTCGCCGCGTTCGTTTCTTTTGTGAAGACTGAGACGGGGCGCATGCAGTTCGACACATTTCTGCTGCGCATGCCGGTGGTTAGCGGCGTAATCCAGCGTTATGAAATGGCGAAATTCGCGCGGGTTTTGGGCACCCTGCTCGACAACGGCGTGCCGGTGCTGACGGCCATCAAGATCACCGTGGACACGCTGACCAACGCCGCGATCGCCCGGGAAGTGGACGCCGTGCATGCGCGCGTGCTTGAAGGCGACAGCATCAGCGACAGCCTCCGGCACACCAAGCATTTTCCCCCGATGGTCGTCAACATGTTCGCCATCGGCGAGGAAAGCGGCCGTCTCGGCGCGGTGGCCAAACGCATCGCCGATGCCTATGACAACGAAGTGGACCGCGCAGTCAAGGCAATGGCGGCATTGTTCGAACCCATTTTGATTGTCGTGATGGGCATTGTAATCGGATTTCTGGTGATTGCAATGCTGTTGCCCATGTTGACGTTGAGTTCGCATGTCGGATAA
- a CDS encoding type II secretion system protein GspG, giving the protein MSDKGGFTLIELILVTVIIGILAGMVTLTFAGRAEEARRRAAKGDIASYGTAIDLYALDHNDKYPSSLQDLASGKRKYVKELNKDPWGNDYVYKVSGGSYTVSSAGPDGQPGTEDDVTLTSADSVDTDTGGAAP; this is encoded by the coding sequence ATGAGCGACAAAGGCGGGTTTACACTCATCGAGTTGATACTGGTGACGGTCATCATCGGCATTCTGGCCGGGATGGTCACGCTGACGTTTGCGGGACGGGCCGAGGAGGCCCGCCGGCGCGCCGCCAAGGGCGACATCGCAAGTTACGGCACCGCGATCGATCTCTACGCGCTGGATCACAACGACAAATACCCCAGTTCGCTGCAGGATCTAGCCAGCGGCAAGCGCAAATATGTCAAGGAACTGAACAAGGATCCCTGGGGTAACGACTATGTCTACAAGGTGTCCGGGGGCAGTTACACGGTGTCGTCGGCCGGCCCGGACGGCCAGCCGGGCACGGAAGACGACGTCACGCTGACATCGGCCGACAGCGTGGACACGGACACCGGCGGAGCCGCGCCGTAA
- a CDS encoding type II secretion system protein → MRRPGFTLLELIVVLSILSIMSAAVVPLFRGTLESVESDHSFRDLIATIKYAQERAVTDCREYRLYISKETNEYWLMSLAWSMGKDSKKFIPVEERQGDRMTLSKRLEIQRLNAKKDRREKAAYISFYPSGACDQASLTVGRDNGKRMKIQLRGSLGEIKVDAE, encoded by the coding sequence ATGAGACGCCCCGGCTTCACGTTGCTGGAACTAATCGTCGTCCTTTCGATTCTTTCGATTATGTCGGCGGCGGTGGTTCCCCTGTTTCGCGGAACCTTGGAATCCGTCGAAAGCGACCATTCGTTCCGCGACCTGATCGCAACGATCAAATACGCCCAGGAACGCGCCGTGACGGATTGCCGCGAATACCGCCTGTACATCTCCAAGGAAACAAACGAATACTGGCTGATGAGCCTGGCCTGGAGCATGGGCAAGGACAGTAAAAAGTTCATTCCGGTCGAGGAGCGGCAGGGCGACCGGATGACGCTGTCGAAACGGCTTGAAATTCAGCGCCTGAACGCCAAGAAAGACCGCAGGGAAAAGGCTGCCTATATTTCCTTCTATCCGAGCGGCGCCTGCGATCAGGCGTCGCTCACGGTGGGACGCGATAATGGGAAACGCATGAAGATCCAGTTGCGCGGATCGCTGGGGGAAATAAAGGTTGATGCGGAATGA
- a CDS encoding prepilin-type N-terminal cleavage/methylation domain-containing protein, with product MTPRPKDPTRAGFTLAELIVATTLLTLVMTAVYTAFGSTLRAWRRGETNLEAYQDGRTAMTILARELGCILGGSEHLFEGKPHELEFFTVAPPMDLKKGEDAQVLWVRYRYNATGHTLVRQEAIVEKPLPLQPADGSELDKTRVKLGRKHSFDLVSKNVRGFDITYYWVPPLERTKDEPPEWVVPIEMEQNRQGWGLPQGLRASLTVTDPNSESGKTTFTFRTAFRGPTTPYDEQRLGSVGGL from the coding sequence ATGACTCCCCGCCCAAAAGACCCGACGCGGGCCGGATTTACGCTGGCCGAGTTGATCGTAGCGACGACCCTCCTGACGCTGGTCATGACGGCGGTGTACACGGCTTTCGGATCGACCTTGCGCGCATGGCGGCGGGGCGAAACCAATCTTGAGGCCTACCAGGACGGACGAACGGCCATGACGATTCTGGCGCGGGAACTGGGCTGCATTTTGGGCGGCAGCGAACATTTATTCGAGGGCAAACCGCACGAACTGGAATTTTTCACAGTGGCGCCGCCCATGGACCTAAAAAAAGGGGAAGACGCACAGGTCTTATGGGTCCGTTACCGGTACAATGCGACCGGTCACACACTGGTCCGCCAGGAAGCCATCGTCGAAAAACCCTTGCCCCTGCAACCGGCGGATGGAAGCGAACTGGACAAGACAAGGGTCAAACTTGGCCGGAAACACTCCTTCGATCTGGTGTCGAAAAACGTGCGGGGGTTCGATATTACCTATTACTGGGTGCCGCCTCTGGAACGCACGAAGGACGAGCCGCCCGAATGGGTCGTGCCCATCGAGATGGAACAGAACCGGCAGGGATGGGGATTGCCGCAGGGACTCCGCGCCTCGCTGACCGTCACGGATCCGAACTCGGAATCGGGCAAGACAACCTTCACGTTTCGCACGGCTTTCCGCGGCCCCACCACCCCCTATGACGAGCAGCGACTCGGTTCGGTGGGAGGACTGTAA
- a CDS encoding type II secretion system protein GspK codes for MTSPRGFVLVTVLWVLAILSLITIGFGRRAMLDRKAATYTLDHDRAMYRARGAVERGIAELRNKAIIDALNMQQGRTSYAQSWSRPVDMLAEGVYFEKTEGADNKKEERDVCRYRIRDEESLICINGVDDTFLTRIKALTPGAVRKIMRRRGGDPDTNEPGQGFQTIEELRTIEGIDDKDWFGDDDSPGLRDLMTCWGDGKININTASPEVLKCIPDVHDNVVEGIIAYRAGSDGELYTADDQDFPDLGAVANLAGISGQDMQPLVQYCKVDSQFFTIHGIATFRQGKVRATCVATVVMNPPYATVIKWREEFLGS; via the coding sequence ATGACGTCTCCGCGTGGTTTTGTGCTGGTCACGGTATTGTGGGTACTGGCCATCCTGTCGTTGATTACGATTGGCTTCGGACGGCGCGCGATGCTCGATCGCAAAGCGGCCACCTATACGCTGGATCACGACCGGGCCATGTACCGCGCGCGGGGTGCGGTGGAACGCGGCATCGCGGAACTGCGCAACAAGGCCATTATTGACGCGCTGAACATGCAGCAGGGCCGGACCAGTTATGCGCAATCGTGGTCACGGCCGGTGGATATGCTGGCGGAAGGCGTCTATTTCGAGAAAACGGAAGGGGCAGACAACAAAAAAGAAGAGCGGGATGTCTGCCGCTATCGCATTCGCGACGAGGAAAGCCTGATTTGCATCAACGGCGTGGACGATACCTTTCTAACCCGCATCAAGGCGCTTACGCCCGGCGCCGTGCGCAAAATCATGCGGCGGCGCGGCGGCGATCCGGACACCAACGAACCGGGACAAGGCTTTCAGACCATCGAGGAATTACGCACCATCGAAGGCATTGACGACAAGGATTGGTTCGGCGACGACGACAGCCCAGGACTTCGCGATTTAATGACATGCTGGGGCGACGGTAAAATCAATATCAATACCGCTTCCCCGGAAGTGCTCAAGTGCATTCCCGATGTCCACGATAACGTCGTTGAAGGCATCATTGCGTACCGGGCCGGCAGTGACGGTGAACTTTACACGGCGGACGATCAGGATTTCCCCGATTTGGGCGCCGTCGCCAATCTTGCGGGTATATCCGGGCAGGATATGCAGCCCTTGGTTCAGTATTGCAAGGTAGATTCGCAATTCTTTACAATTCATGGCATTGCAACGTTTAGGCAAGGAAAAGTCCGGGCGACCTGCGTTGCAACGGTCGTGATGAACCCACCCTACGCCACGGTGATCAAGTGGCGGGAGGAGTTTCTTGGCTCGTAA
- the pilM gene encoding pilus assembly protein PilM, whose translation MASFDQERGDWSGRDNSLEAALQVFAQKHHLADDLLFTILPRYDMTARILELPSQDLDEIAGMIRLSAEEYVPFPAEELITDQCVLGKTEDGGSRVLAVFAHRDVVDTHIKMLQAAKLEPEQVYLSTACLATAALAARGNAPGRYALMNLASGGLEIVVMNEQTIAYGRAVSSQQDWRLREDVKQDILEELGVELRASVSAYRREAEEGEDIEAVYLCSEWTDVASHCEALCHETGQECAPAPFLETLVESGRDRLPSIPLASVGAALLAQERGAVCVQLLPEAVKKSRQRAGVKRRFALMSVLAATIVLALAGVYWQEVRMRQAYIAELTRRAAAMAPRARGIMSKQKQLAILQNQVERSGNAIEMLADLCDLFPGADMNITRFSFSHREKIDLWGRARSLQAIEKLAQDLGAAGKSTIPQFIRAQQVYEQKVIERGEEVLDFKISIPFPETETQASDAEVSDEDFGNE comes from the coding sequence GTGGCGTCGTTTGACCAGGAACGAGGGGATTGGTCGGGACGCGACAATTCGCTCGAAGCGGCGTTGCAGGTCTTCGCGCAAAAACACCACTTGGCTGACGATTTACTGTTTACGATTCTGCCCCGTTATGACATGACGGCCCGCATCCTTGAACTGCCCAGCCAAGATTTGGACGAAATCGCGGGGATGATACGGCTAAGCGCGGAAGAATACGTGCCGTTTCCCGCCGAAGAACTGATTACCGATCAGTGTGTGCTCGGCAAGACCGAAGACGGCGGATCGCGCGTGCTGGCGGTTTTTGCCCACCGCGACGTCGTGGACACGCATATCAAAATGCTGCAGGCCGCCAAACTCGAACCGGAACAGGTCTATCTGAGCACCGCGTGTCTGGCCACGGCGGCTTTGGCCGCGCGCGGCAATGCTCCGGGCCGATATGCCTTGATGAACTTGGCTTCGGGCGGCCTCGAAATCGTCGTCATGAATGAACAGACGATAGCCTATGGGCGTGCGGTTTCCTCGCAGCAGGACTGGCGCCTGCGCGAGGATGTCAAACAGGACATCTTGGAGGAATTGGGCGTGGAGTTGCGCGCCTCGGTGTCCGCCTACCGAAGGGAAGCAGAAGAAGGCGAAGACATCGAAGCCGTGTATTTGTGCTCGGAATGGACCGATGTCGCGTCCCATTGCGAGGCATTGTGCCATGAAACCGGCCAAGAATGCGCACCGGCGCCTTTCCTTGAAACATTGGTCGAGAGCGGACGCGACCGCTTGCCATCCATTCCGCTGGCCTCGGTTGGGGCGGCGCTGTTGGCGCAGGAACGCGGCGCCGTTTGTGTGCAGTTACTGCCCGAAGCCGTCAAGAAATCGCGTCAGCGCGCCGGTGTGAAACGCCGGTTCGCCTTGATGAGCGTATTGGCTGCCACGATCGTGCTGGCGCTGGCAGGCGTGTACTGGCAGGAAGTGCGGATGCGCCAAGCCTACATCGCGGAATTGACCCGGCGTGCGGCGGCCATGGCGCCCCGCGCGCGCGGCATCATGTCCAAACAGAAGCAATTGGCCATTTTACAGAACCAGGTCGAGCGTTCTGGAAATGCGATTGAAATGCTGGCGGATCTCTGCGATTTGTTTCCCGGCGCCGACATGAATATCACGCGGTTTTCCTTCAGCCATCGGGAAAAGATCGACCTTTGGGGCCGTGCGCGCAGTCTGCAGGCCATCGAAAAACTCGCGCAGGATTTGGGCGCGGCGGGCAAAAGCACCATCCCCCAATTTATCCGCGCCCAGCAGGTGTACGAGCAGAAGGTCATTGAACGCGGTGAGGAAGTGCTGGATTTCAAAATCAGCATTCCGTTCCCCGAAACCGAAACCCAGGCATCGGACGCCGAAGTGTCGGACGAGGATTTCGGCAATGAATAG